A window of the Penaeus monodon isolate SGIC_2016 chromosome 11, NSTDA_Pmon_1, whole genome shotgun sequence genome harbors these coding sequences:
- the LOC119579028 gene encoding uncharacterized protein LOC119579028: protein MPDLRLSSLLTVRGTRRHFQPSVWILLIVISFANGVYGGDGDASDPFGDAPPGGAVAEGRILGLDVGDENTNFQAGMWLLALVSLLATAIPAVFLDPSLGFRKRRKRHAAYEGHHDAEGDAGAAIFGEEWRRVLRMVQRARGSYGR from the coding sequence ATGCCCGACTTGCGTCTGAGTTCGCTCCTGACCGTCCGCGGAACCAGAAGGCATTTTCAACCCAGCGTCTGGATATTACTAATCGTCATTAGCTTCGCGAATGGAGTTTATGGAGGAGACGGAGATGCAAGCGATCCCTTCGGCGACGCTCCTCCTGGCGGCGCCGTGGCAGAAGGGCGTATCCTGGGCCTCGACGTGGGAGATGAGAATACCAACTTCCAGGCGGGGATGTGGCTGCTGGCGCTCGTGAGTCTCCTCGCCACGGCCATCCCTGCGGTGTTTTTGGACCCCAGCCTCGGCTTCAGGAAGCGGAGGAAGCGACACGCGGCTTACGAAGGGCACCACGACGCAGAGGGCGACGCTGGAGCTGCGATATTTggggaagagtggaggagggTCCTGAGAATGGTGCAAAGGGCGAGGGGAAGCTACGGAAGATGA
- the LOC119579029 gene encoding uncharacterized protein LOC119579029 — MTLITLVVVAAVASVDSWATGAKATAASGFLPLLSHGEGASKDIIPGSGLLFKLPPPTIEEKAAGEAEGAGKEEKVQGVIVAAEEGRPFKGGGEIDHDSERTPANRFHEGKQFQGQVNRFSSGSQGGNGPVTSVVGSDPLAAVSMIQSYVDEVISKPTGERPGYIMINSRNPVIINQLVAALTQRFGPSSVHQDAQTIQNIVGNSVGLGSSGTQATNSDGNRNTIPVFPFSNRFEKTSTEGVTEAKNGLSEVEYIRQQLASIADLSISTGILVNDTMDAQGRHGQEKISPSTPKTPVIVLNHLNNSEDNPQSDIQNAILSENGEYTKPQSISEEIETIEEVDKILANHLRESVSVNHLQSTENDNSDLSSNEVSLSSSPHFAGITPEASATPHDNPNDYVTSLKYLTTETSTLATKSMPDIHHKTEQYMQQPETTKHGDLSENEVLPTGYEDYYEDIDGELVLSPSKFMRRGGPFSPSENKEDFGDNTETRNGDNSEENIVTDGVKADLSGFKNPYDEIGKQQYNKWAMNYTDSQVYPLDELRDQPNHVSSLGVSPVNPQVMEALKGMEKEDLQTLGLAEKLEMIPVLEETPGNTRMKIPMLEQLPKQVLNHLLAMNTHDLQTLNLLDGLRQLYHTQNESGSWHHNNTNDVEANKRLSPVIGALATNHEERQQHRPNFSAANFRQSDAPVQNIPPNFFPNRPSPSQHQHRQAPAPQLSPEQQQIISRLPAGMQDVVSSIVMAVQAPATSAPTTQTPPYLPLPYPYPYPPYPYYPPPNFHQQQVPATQQPHTHNGGGQAHHSGHGAHSHHSAHGSHTGQGAHDGHSNHGGHDSHTGHGAHDNHNNHENHGGHTGHGAHGNDNHGGHGSHHGHNVNSIHGSHSGHDTTAGQTNDRTTEAHGSGSNTSLIPHRTQPLATSTPGNGTPRPAVVSEPIFSETSDTQNVAGETSPNSSVLASRVGELAASGIRDNDNSGHGTVGLLCRNEGTSGFCENRLSVGGVPNRPDRNQGLLQLRQDPAQMGNGRPSGGGIVNYRPPQQSSMQMGGPVINVVLPEVQESPLSVEEEEIGPLIGDAPPEPASDSAPEMMDREEMNSLLQSLFSSPTLLLLGIIFATSAAYMAIAMEEQAAQQRFQQAQLAAAFGGQQQFFQGRRRRQLPDVWYPKKPRFEKQNNR, encoded by the exons ATGACGCTTATAACACTG GTCGTGGTGGCGGCTGTAGCGTCTGTGGATTCTTGGGCTACAGGAGCAAAGGCCACAGCTGCTTCAGGATTTCTACCTCTTCTAAGCCATGGAGAAGGAGCGTCGAAGGATATCATCCCGGGATCTGGTCTTCTTTTCAAACTGCCTCCTCCCACGATCGAGGAAAAGGCCgcgggagaggcagaaggagcagggaaggaggagaaggttcAGGGAGTAATCGTGGCAGCGGAGGAAGGCCGACCTTTTAAAGGTGGCGGTGAGATCGACCATGATTCGGAAAGAACTCCTGCCAATCGATTTCATGAAGGCAAGCAGTTCCAAGGACAGGTCAACCGATTTAGCAGCGGGAGCCAGGGTGGGAATGGCCCCGTTACCAGCGTCGTGGGCAGTGACCCCCTTGCTGCCGTGTCCATGATCCAGAGTTACGTGGATGAAGTGATCTCTAAGCCCACAGGGGAACGGCCGGGTTATATCATGATCAACTCACGCAATCCGGTCATTATTAACCAGCTAGTGGCAGCCTTGACCCAGCGCTTCGGCCCTTCGTCAGTCCACCAGGACGCGCAGACGATTCAGAACATTGTTGGGAATTCTGTTGGTTTAGGAAGCTCGGGGACACAAGCCACGAATTCTGATGGGAACAGGAATACAATACCAGTGTTTCCTTTCAGCAACAGGTTCGAAAAAACATCTACTGAGGGAGTTACAGAGGCCAAGAATGGCCTGTCTGAAGTTGAATACATCAGACAGCAACTGGCGTCAATTGCAGACCTATCAATTTCCACCGGGATCCTGGTTAACGACACAATGGATGCGCAAGGGAGACATGGTCAGGAAAAGATTAGTCCTTCAACTCCTAAAACTCCGGTAATAGTATTGAATCATCTAAATAACAGTGAAGATAACCCGCAATCAGATATTCAGAATGCAATATTATCTGAAAATGGAGAATATACAAAGCCACAGAGTATAAGTGAAGAGATAGAAACTATTGAAGAAGTGGATAAGATTCTAGCAAACCACCTTCGCGAAAGTGTCTCCGTTAACCATTTGCAAAGCACGGAAAATGATAATTCCGATCTATCATCCAACGAAGTATCTCTCTCAAGCTCCCCTCATTTCGCTGGGATTACTCCAGAGGCCAGCGCAACACCACATGATAATCCAAACGACTATGTTACATCTCTCAAATACCTTACTACAGAAACCTCAACTCTAGCTACGAAATCAATGCCTGATATCCATCATAAGACAGAACAGTATATGCAGCAGCCCGAAACAACTAAGCACGGCGACCTGTCTGAAAATGAAGTCCTTCCAACTGGTTATGAGGATTACTATGAAGACATTGACGGCGAATTGGTCCTCAGCCCATCCAAGTTCATGCGCAGGGGTGGGCCGTTTAGCCCTTCCGAGAACAAGGAAGATTTTGGTGACAACACTGAAACCAGAAATGGGGATAATAGTGAGGAAAATATAGTAACTGATGGTGTCAAGGCAGATTTGTCAGGGTTTAAAAATCCCTATGACGAAATCGGAAAGCAACAGTATAACAAGTGGGCCATGAATTACACAGATTCGCAGGTATATCCTCTTGATGAGTTACGAGACCAACCAAATCATGTTTCCAGCCTAGGGGTGTCTCCCGTTAATCCCCAGGTTATGGAAGCGTTAAAGGGCATGGAAAAGGAAGATCTGCAGACACTAGGCTTGGCGGAGAAACTCGAGATGATCCCAGTACTGGAGGAAACTCCTGGGAACACTCGGATGAAAATTCCAATGCTTGAGCAACTTCCGAAACAAGTCTTGAACCATCTCCTTGCCATGAATACCCATGACCTACAGACCCTCAACTTACTTGACGGCTTACGGCAGTTATACCACACGCAGAATGAATCGGGGTCATGGCACCATAACAATACCAATGACGTAGAGGCAAATAAGAGATTATCGCCAGTCATTGGTGCCTTAGCTACTAACCACGAGGAGAGACAGCAGCACCGACCGAATTTCAGTGCTGCCAACTTTCGTCAGAGTGATGCTCCTGTGCAGAACATCCCGCCCAACTTTTTCCCGAATCGGCCCTCTCCTTCGCAGCACCAGCACCGCCAAGCTCCTGCCCCACAGCTCTCTCCCGAACAGCAGCAGATCATCTCTCGCCTTCCCGCGGGCATGCAAGACGTCGTCTCTTCTATCGTGATGGCCGTGCAAGCCCCGGCAACCTCCGCGCCCACCACCCAGACGCCACCCTATCTCCCGCTCCCGTACCCTTACCCATACCCGCCTTACCCTTACTACCCTCCCCCTAACTTCCATCAGCAACAAGTCCCCGCAACACAGCAGCCGCATACCCACAATGGTGGTGGCCAGGCGCACCACAGTGGGCATGGTGCCCATTCTCATCACTCTGCGCATGGAAGTCATACTGGGCAAGGTGCTCATGATGGTCATAGTAATCACGGAGGCCATGACAGTCATACAGGACATGGTGCCCATGACAATcacaataatcatgaaaatcatgGTGGTCATACTGGACATGGCGCTCATGGGAATGATAACCATGGAGGACATGGCAGTCACCATGGGCACAATGTGAATAGTATACATGGAAGTCACTCAGGTCATGACACTACCGCTGGTCAGACCAATGACAGGACCACCGAGGCGCATGGCAGCGGCAGCAACACCAGTCTCATTCCCCACAGAACCCAACCTCTTGCAACCTCTACTCCGGGAAATGGGACGCCACGACCTGCCGTTGTGTCTGAGCCCATTTTTTCCGAAACGTCAGACACGCAGAACGTCGCAGGGGAAACTTCTCCAAACTCTTCCGTCCTCGCGTCCAGAGTGGGGGAGTTGGCCGCGTCTGGAATCCGGGACAACGACAACAGCGGCCATGGCACTGTGGGTCTTCTCTGCCGCAACGAGGGCACGAGCGGCTTCTGTGAAAACCGACTGAGTGTTGGCGGCGTACCGAACCGGCCGGATCGAAACCAGGGGCTGCTGCAGCTGAGGCAAGATCCAGCGCAGATGGGAAATGGTAGACCGTCTGGCGGTGGAATCGTGAACTACCGACCGCCACAGCAGAGCAGCATGCAGATGGGCGGGCCTGTCATTAACGTTGTTCTGCCGGAGGTGCAGGAATCACCGCTTtctgtggaggaggaagagatcggGCCTCTGATCGGCGATGCCCCGCCCGAGCCCGCCAGTGACAGCGCCCCTGAGATGATGGACCGCGAGGAGATGAACTCCCTGCTACAGTCGCTCTTCTCGTCCCCTACGCTGCTGCTGCTGGGAATCATCTTCGCCACCAGCGCTGCCTACATGGCCATCGCCATGGAGGAGCAGGCGGCTCAGCAGCGCTTCCAGCAGGCGCAGCTAGCGGCGGCGTTCGGAGGGCAGCAACAGTTCTTCCAAGGGCGCAGGCGAAGGCAATTGCCGGACGTGTGGTACCCAAAGAAACCTCGTTTCGAGAAGCAAAACAACAGATGA